In the Treponema maltophilum ATCC 51939 genome, GGTCGGCCGGCGCAACCTCAGCCTTGTTAATTCTGTCGAAGAAAAAAGTGTAATTATCCACTACGCGGGATTTGAGTGAGTCGGGAATCGGGGAGCCCTCGATCTTTTTTATCAGGGTATTCCTGTCGGTTTGTGTGAGAAGCAGCTTGTATTTAGCGTCGCCCGTTTCATATTGATTTATGAGCAGCGTGTCCGTTATTTTGTTGGGATTTGTCCCGCAGTCCGGGTGTTCCGCCGCGTAGTCACGCAAGGCGACGAGAAGAAGCGTTACCGTTGTAAGCCGCTGTTGTCCGTCAATAAGCATCGCCTGGGTAGAGCCTGCTGCCGCATCTTCATCGATACGGACAATCGAGCCCAAAAAATGTCCCTCTTTGTGTGTAGTATGAAGATTTACGATGTCGTTCCAGAGGCGGGTACATTGTTCACGTTCCCAATTGTATGTTCTTTGATATAGCGGTATCAGGTATTGGCATGTTCCGCCAAGATATTTGTAGATAGTGCTTTTAAAAGCATTCATTGTTCAATTCTCCCTTAATTATCCGCCCACAGTTCGCATTGGCCGATAACGGTTGCGATTGCATCTTCCATGCCTTCGGGCGGATATTTATATTTTCTTAATAATTTTTTTACCATCCGACGCATACCGGCGCGTGCGGATTCTTTTTTCTGCCAGTCGATAGTGCGGTTTTTACGGAGCATATCCGTAAGTTCGCGGGTCATCGCAACGAGTTCTTCGTTGGCATAGAAATCTTTAACCGCTTCGGGGCGGGTCAGGGCATCATAAAACGCCGACTCTTCTTCGGTGAGCCCCATTGCTTTCCCTTCGGCCGAAGCTTCCGCCATCTCTTTCGCCATTTGCATCAGTTCGGCTATAACTTCTTCGTTTGAGAGCATTCCGTTGAGGTACGCTTTCATCGCGCGCGAGAGCATCTCGGAGAACTTTTCACTTTTGACGAGATTCGTTTTGCGGTAGAGAGATACTTGCTCGGCCAGCAGTTTTTTCAAAATCTCGACAGCGAGATTTTTTTCTTTCATTTTGGCGATTTCTTCAAGGAATTTGGGATCAAAGAGAGAAAAATCCGTATCGGCGCCCGAAAATAAATTGATAACACCTTCACTCCGAATACTTGCCTTTAATAGTTCGTTGATGCGGGCATTTATTTCTTTTAGAGATAAAGGTGTGTTTTCTCCGGTGATACGGGTAAGTAAGGTACGCACCGCTTCAAAGTAAGCTGCTTCAAACCGCTGTGAAGACGTAAGAAGCGATCGGCAAAGTGATAAAGCTTGTCGGAGGAGCATTGCCTCTTTGATAAAAGTATCTTTGCGATTCGTTACATTGCCGTAAGCGATTGGGGGCTCGGCAACCATTAAAGCCGCTTTATGGCCGTCTTCATTCAACTCGGCGGGATGCAAAGGAATATTTACAGCGGTCAAAAAGTTTACTCCACCGCTGATCAATTTTGCGCGGGTGAGGTCGGTTGCGGATTCCTTTATAAAGCCGGAATAGTCAAAACCGTGAAAAAGGTCACGACAAATCTCGAGCTTTTCGATAAATTTGGGCAATGCGGTTTTTGCAATATCCTGTTCGCCGTAATTTTGCTTGTCGCGATTGGTATAGTCATTCATTGCCTGTTTTAAGGCCCCTGCAATACCGACGTAATCGACTACCAGGCCGCCCTCTTTATTTTTGTAAACCCGATTGACACGAGCGATTGCCTGCATAAGATTGTGCCCTGCCATCGGTTTATAGACGTACATCGTAGCAAGAGACGGCACATCAAAACCGGTCAGCCACATGTCTACCACAATGACAATTTTGAAAGGGTCATTGTCGTCTTTGAACTTTTTTGCCATCTCATCTTTATGACGTTTATTTCCGATTAGTTCGTGCCATTGTTCAGGATCGTTATTGCTCGAAGTCATCACTACGCCGAGTTTTTCGATCCATTCGGGACGTATTTCAAGCAGTTTTCGATAAATACGTATCGCAATCGGGCGAGAATAAGCGACAATCATCGCCTTGCCCGTAAGTTCGTGCTGCCGGTTTTCCTCATAGTGTTTAACAATATCTTCGCATAAAGCGGTAACGGTCTGCTCCGCACCGAGAATGCTGTCCATTCTGCCGAGTTCTTTTTTGCTCTTTTCGATGGCATACGGTTCGGCATGTTCGGACATGATTTCGTATTCCGCATCGATAAGATGCAGAACATCTTCGTCCAGTTTTAAATGGATAACGCGGCTTTCATAATAGACAGGACGGGTCGCACCGTCTTCTACGGCTTGGGTCATATCGTAGACATCAATGTAGTTGCCGAAAACTTCGATAGTGGAACGGTCTTTAGCGGATATAGGCGTTCCCGTAAAGCCTATATAAGTCGCATTAGGCAGACTGTTGCGGATAATCCGCGCTGTCCCGCGGATAATTCGGCCTGTTGTCGTATCGATTTTTTCTTCCAAGCCGTACTGACCGCGGTGAGCTTCATCAGCCATTACAATAATGTTGCGGCGCACGGAAAGAGGTTCGGAAGATTCTTCAAACTTCTGCATTGTGGTAAAGATAATGCCGTTTGCAGCCCGTGCAGCAAGCAGGTTTTTCAAATGTTTGCGGCTTTCAGCCTGTTCGGGCTTCTGGCGTAAAAAATCGGAACATTTGGCAAACTGCCCGAAAAGTTGATTGTCCAAGTCGTTGCGATCGGTAAGCACTACGATCGTCGGCGATTTTAAAGATTCTTGCAGCAAGTGTGCATAAAATACCATCGATAAAGATTTCCCACTGCCTTGAGTATGCCAAAACACACCGGCGCGTCCGTCCGTTTTGATTGCTTTGTCGGTAGAGATGACAGCCTTTTTTACGGCAAAATATTGATGGTAGGCTCCGAGGATTTTTCTGTCGCCTGAAAAGCAAATAAAGTTTTTAATGATATCCGGCAAACGTATTTTATCGAATATTCCTTCAATAAAGGTGTCGAATTGGGCATATCGGGTGTTTTCGTAGCTGCCGTCTTTTGTTTTCCACTCCATAAAGCGATCTTCGTCGGCGGTGATTGTCCCTGCTTTTGACGTTGCAAGGTCGCTCATTACACAAAAGGCATTATAGGCGAACAAGCACGGTATTTCGTTCATGTAATTGCGAAGTTGCCGAAATGCTTCCGAAGCGTCGGTTTCTTCTCGACTGGGTGACTTCAACTCGAATACTACAACGGGTAAACCGTTCAAAAATACGATAACATCCGGCCTTTTTTCGCTGTTTTCGGTGATTGTCCACTGATTGGCGACGGTAAAAGCGTTGCGATTCTCATTTTCGTAATCGACAAGATGTACCAAAGCGGATAGCCGTTCGCCTTCATGGAAGTAATTTACGCTTACGCCGTTTTGGAGGTAGTCCATAAATCGTATATTTTTTTGTACTATCGTACCGCTTTCAAGACTCCGCAGCTTATAAACCGCTTCGCCAAGGGCATTTTCAGGCAATCCGGGATTTATGCGCCGTAAAGCGGGCATAAGCTCGTCTACATATAGAGGGTCGGCATGGTTGCGTTCGATATCGGGACCGTAAACATAGTTGTAACCCAATATGTCGCGAAACACCGCGATTACCGCCTTTTCATAGTCTGCCTCTGTGTACGACATAGAAATACCCCTTTCTTTTATATTCTATATCGAAACCCCTCAAGAAGTAAACAATCATTTAGCATCCTCGAGGTCGGTTACCGATAATTTACCGGACATTAGACGGGGTAAGAGAGTATCGCGAATTGCTGCGAGACAGGCGGTTTCAAGTTTAAGCTGTCCGAGCGTTGTCTGTATATCCGTGTAGTAACAATTAAACTTTCGCACAAAATCAATTGGAGGATATGATATTTGAATAAGTGCAAAATTATCATAGCTCAATGATTGTCTAACTGACCCGGATGCTCGTATACGTAATTCTTCTTGAAAATTTGGCAATTTTAAGAAGAATCGAAAAAAATTGTGGTATTCAGGTTCAGAACGGAAAACAATATAAACAGGGCTAACGCACCCTGCAAAACCAAAGGTGTTTATCCCAATCGATCCGATATTGACGCGGGCGGGATTGTAAGCAAAGTCATTAGGCTCGACAACAATATATCTGCCAATATCTTTACTATAAACCTGTTTCGTAAAGAACTCTTCTGAAAGCACAAGATTACCTGTTCTTACCGCAGATAATACTGGCAAATATTGATTCTTGACCTTTGTTCGGATTTCTTGGATAACAGTACCGAGCTTAACGCTTTTCCAGTTATTGGAGGCATTATCCACAAACCACGATTTAAAAATCGCCTGCGCTATCTGCTCTAAATGATTGTTTANNNNNNNNNNCCGCCTTTTCATAGTCTGCCTCTGTGTACGACATAGAAATACCCCTTTCTTTTATATTCTATATCGAAACCCCTCAAGAAGTAAACAATCATTTATCGGCTTATTGTGTGAGTATATCCAAAAATTGACGCGGCGTTACGACAAAAGGATTTGCAGGAAAATGTTTTATATTACCCGTAATCAAATAGGTTTCAAACTGCTTCCGTGCATTCAATGTAACTGCATAAAAAACAATATCTTTCGGATCGGGTATCGGCTCTGTTATACTTATGCTGTCAAATTTTAAGCCTATTTCTTGTATCGCATCCACTGCAATATCGACCGATTCCGTCGGAAAGCAAAATTTCGAACGATGCAACACGGCGGAATATTCGGCAATGATTTCCTCATTGTAGACAGGGATAATTTTTCCGGCGTACATATAGTCAATAATATAACGGGGAACGGAATTTTCTTTTAAGAATGCGGAAACAAGAACATTCGTATCAATGACGGCGTACAAAAGCATCCCGTTATCGCTTGCGAGCAGCATCGATTTCGGTATTGATTTCTTCAAGGCTCATGTCGGAAATGCCGTTTGAAGCTGCGCTTTGTGC is a window encoding:
- a CDS encoding type I restriction endonuclease subunit R; the protein is MSYTEADYEKAVIAVFRDILGYNYVYGPDIERNHADPLYVDELMPALRRINPGLPENALGEAVYKLRSLESGTIVQKNIRFMDYLQNGVSVNYFHEGERLSALVHLVDYENENRNAFTVANQWTITENSEKRPDVIVFLNGLPVVVFELKSPSREETDASEAFRQLRNYMNEIPCLFAYNAFCVMSDLATSKAGTITADEDRFMEWKTKDGSYENTRYAQFDTFIEGIFDKIRLPDIIKNFICFSGDRKILGAYHQYFAVKKAVISTDKAIKTDGRAGVFWHTQGSGKSLSMVFYAHLLQESLKSPTIVVLTDRNDLDNQLFGQFAKCSDFLRQKPEQAESRKHLKNLLAARAANGIIFTTMQKFEESSEPLSVRRNIIVMADEAHRGQYGLEEKIDTTTGRIIRGTARIIRNSLPNATYIGFTGTPISAKDRSTIEVFGNYIDVYDMTQAVEDGATRPVYYESRVIHLKLDEDVLHLIDAEYEIMSEHAEPYAIEKSKKELGRMDSILGAEQTVTALCEDIVKHYEENRQHELTGKAMIVAYSRPIAIRIYRKLLEIRPEWIEKLGVVMTSSNNDPEQWHELIGNKRHKDEMAKKFKDDNDPFKIVIVVDMWLTGFDVPSLATMYVYKPMAGHNLMQAIARVNRVYKNKEGGLVVDYVGIAGALKQAMNDYTNRDKQNYGEQDIAKTALPKFIEKLEICRDLFHGFDYSGFIKESATDLTRAKLISGGVNFLTAVNIPLHPAELNEDGHKAALMVAEPPIAYGNVTNRKDTFIKEAMLLRQALSLCRSLLTSSQRFEAAYFEAVRTLLTRITGENTPLSLKEINARINELLKASIRSEGVINLFSGADTDFSLFDPKFLEEIAKMKEKNLAVEILKKLLAEQVSLYRKTNLVKSEKFSEMLSRAMKAYLNGMLSNEEVIAELMQMAKEMAEASAEGKAMGLTEEESAFYDALTRPEAVKDFYANEELVAMTRELTDMLRKNRTIDWQKKESARAGMRRMVKKLLRKYKYPPEGMEDAIATVIGQCELWADN
- a CDS encoding restriction endonuclease subunit S, which encodes NNHLEQIAQAIFKSWFVDNASNNWKSVKLGTVIQEIRTKVKNQYLPVLSAVRTGNLVLSEEFFTKQVYSKDIGRYIVVEPNDFAYNPARVNIGSIGINTFGFAGCVSPVYIVFRSEPEYHNFFRFFLKLPNFQEELRIRASGSVRQSLSYDNFALIQISYPPIDFVRKFNCYYTDIQTTLGQLKLETACLAAIRDTLLPRLMSGKLSVTDLEDAK
- a CDS encoding putative toxin-antitoxin system toxin component, PIN family; translated protein: MLLASDNGMLLYAVIDTNVLVSAFLKENSVPRYIIDYMYAGKIIPVYNEEIIAEYSAVLHRSKFCFPTESVDIAVDAIQEIGLKFDSISITEPIPDPKDIVFYAVTLNARKQFETYLITGNIKHFPANPFVVTPRQFLDILTQ